One part of the Nocardioides zeae genome encodes these proteins:
- a CDS encoding SDR family NAD(P)-dependent oxidoreductase has protein sequence MAGRTVLVTGASSGIGEVVARTLAAQGAQVGLLARNESELRRVAGDVSTDGGTAWAAPADLRDTAAVGRAVTEVAEALGPVDGLVHCAAEARDQAFLCDLPEEVWDRTLDINLTGAYRVCRAVVPTMMQRRSGGIVLVTSIAGSRGLPANTAYCASKFGLTGLMQSLAAELGAFGVRVNAVSPGLVESPASTDADRYGDAFMASLARHHGPADLTWERYLRRAVNGTILRRMVQPQEVANHVLFLLSDLSDGATGQSVAVDGGVL, from the coding sequence ATGGCCGGGCGCACGGTGCTCGTGACCGGCGCCAGCAGCGGCATCGGCGAGGTCGTCGCGCGCACGCTCGCTGCCCAGGGCGCCCAGGTCGGCCTGCTCGCCCGCAACGAGTCCGAGCTGCGGCGGGTCGCCGGCGACGTCTCGACGGACGGCGGCACGGCGTGGGCCGCCCCCGCCGACCTCCGCGACACCGCAGCGGTGGGCCGGGCGGTGACCGAGGTCGCCGAGGCACTGGGCCCGGTCGACGGGCTGGTGCACTGCGCCGCCGAGGCGCGGGACCAGGCGTTCTTGTGCGACCTGCCCGAGGAGGTGTGGGACCGCACGCTCGACATCAACCTGACGGGCGCCTACCGGGTGTGTCGCGCGGTCGTGCCGACCATGATGCAGCGGCGCTCCGGCGGGATCGTCCTGGTGACCTCGATCGCCGGTTCCCGCGGCCTGCCCGCCAACACGGCCTACTGTGCCTCGAAGTTCGGGCTGACCGGTCTGATGCAGTCCCTGGCGGCCGAGCTCGGCGCGTTCGGCGTCCGGGTCAACGCCGTCAGCCCCGGGCTCGTCGAGAGCCCTGCGTCCACTGACGCCGACCGCTACGGCGACGCGTTCATGGCGAGCCTGGCCCGCCACCACGGGCCGGCTGACCTGACGTGGGAGCGCTACCTCCGGCGCGCCGTCAACGGAACCATCCTGCGCCGCATGGTCCAGCCCCAGGAGGTCGCGAACCACGTCCTGTTCCTGCTCTCCGACCTCTCCGACGGCGCCACGGGCCAGTCGGTCGCGGTGGACGGCGGAGTCCTGTGA
- a CDS encoding ABC transporter ATP-binding protein codes for MTAVIHCTALTKKFGDFTALDAVDLTVGPGTVLGYLGPNGAGKSTTIRMLLGLSTPTSGSVRVLGHDPARDPAVRARIGYSPGELRLDDRLTVAQTLESWSRLRPGVDTAFRAELVDRFAVRLDKPVKGLSTGNRRKIGLVGAFMARPELLVLDEPTNGLDPLMQEVFLDTAAEAAAAGATILLSSHVMSEVERIADQVVVIRAGRVVASGTTQEMRSGAPLRVRVVFDGSGPSASDVARLPGAAAVEQVAPQELRLRWTGPPNDLLRLLAAHDVHTLSLPEPDLEDAFFEHYRSPAPTASSPSVRPSASVH; via the coding sequence ATGACCGCCGTCATCCACTGCACCGCGTTGACCAAGAAGTTCGGGGACTTCACCGCGCTCGACGCCGTCGACCTCACCGTCGGCCCGGGCACCGTCCTCGGCTACCTCGGCCCCAACGGGGCCGGCAAGAGCACGACGATCCGGATGCTCCTGGGGCTCTCGACACCGACGAGCGGCAGCGTGCGCGTGCTCGGCCACGACCCCGCGCGCGACCCCGCCGTACGGGCTCGCATCGGGTACTCCCCCGGTGAGCTCCGCCTCGACGACCGGCTGACCGTCGCACAGACCCTCGAGAGCTGGAGCCGACTGCGCCCCGGCGTCGACACCGCCTTCCGCGCAGAGCTGGTCGACCGCTTCGCGGTGCGCCTCGACAAGCCGGTCAAGGGCCTCTCCACCGGCAACCGTCGCAAGATCGGGCTCGTGGGCGCGTTCATGGCCCGACCCGAGCTGCTCGTCCTGGACGAGCCCACCAACGGCCTGGACCCCCTCATGCAGGAGGTCTTCCTCGACACGGCTGCGGAGGCCGCAGCCGCGGGGGCCACCATCCTGCTGTCGTCCCACGTCATGTCAGAGGTCGAGCGCATCGCGGACCAGGTCGTCGTCATCCGTGCGGGCAGGGTCGTCGCCAGCGGCACCACCCAGGAGATGCGTTCCGGTGCACCGCTGCGCGTCCGGGTGGTGTTCGACGGCAGCGGGCCGTCCGCGTCGGACGTGGCCAGGCTGCCGGGCGCCGCGGCGGTCGAGCAGGTGGCTCCGCAAGAGCTCCGGCTGCGGTGGACCGGGCCCCCCAACGACCTCTTGCGCCTTCTCGCCGCCCACGACGTGCACACGCTCAGCCTGCCGGAGCCCGACCTCGAGGATGCGTTCTTCGAGCACTACCGCTCCCCCGCCCCCACCGCTTCCAGTCCGTCCGTCCGCCCGTCCGCCTCCGTGCACTGA
- a CDS encoding ABC transporter permease subunit: protein MSSTSELVNRGLQAQRRATVVWTVALLLLAASVVSVWPSMEESGSLDSLSSGLSPDVAAAFGLDQIATASGYLRGNLYAVLLPLLLGLMALTAATSLTAGDEEAGRLELLLALPVRRRTVFLTRLLTVVVSLAVVSVLVGLLVAGWVAALDMDVSTTGVAAGTTATSLLAALHACLAYAAACSGLSRSATMAVAGGVLVLGYLLHAIAPLSSALEPLAVVSPWEWALGSNPLETGFDPVGLLALLVASVVVTAVGTALVERRDVRTA, encoded by the coding sequence ATGTCGTCCACCTCCGAGCTCGTCAACCGCGGCCTCCAGGCGCAGCGCCGCGCGACCGTGGTCTGGACGGTCGCGCTGCTGCTCCTGGCGGCGTCCGTCGTGTCCGTCTGGCCGTCCATGGAGGAGTCGGGCTCACTCGACTCGCTGAGCTCCGGACTGTCCCCGGATGTCGCCGCAGCCTTCGGGCTCGACCAGATCGCCACTGCCAGCGGCTACCTGCGCGGGAACCTGTACGCGGTCCTGCTCCCCCTCCTCCTCGGCCTCATGGCCCTCACGGCGGCGACGTCGCTCACCGCCGGTGACGAGGAGGCTGGTCGGCTCGAGCTCCTGCTCGCGCTGCCGGTACGCCGCCGTACGGTCTTCCTCACCCGTCTGCTCACCGTCGTCGTCAGCCTCGCGGTGGTGTCGGTGCTCGTCGGTCTCCTCGTCGCCGGCTGGGTGGCTGCCCTCGACATGGACGTGTCGACGACCGGCGTCGCCGCGGGCACGACCGCGACCTCGCTGCTCGCGGCGCTGCACGCCTGCCTGGCCTATGCCGCCGCCTGCTCCGGTCTGAGCCGCTCGGCGACGATGGCGGTCGCTGGGGGCGTGCTCGTGCTGGGATACCTGCTGCACGCCATCGCGCCGCTCTCCTCGGCACTCGAGCCCCTCGCCGTCGTCTCGCCGTGGGAGTGGGCCCTGGGCAGCAACCCGCTCGAGACCGGCTTCGACCCCGTCGGCCTGCTCGCACTGCTGGTGGCGTCGGTGGTCGTGACGGCGGTGGGCACTGCTCTCGTCGAGCGGCGCGACGTGCGCACCGCCTGA
- a CDS encoding ketoacyl-ACP synthase III, whose product MTTIDRSPAPAPPVVGPAPGLAVAAPTRLRGIAHYFPGEPVGNDFFEAIPALGIDDAWIQRSTGVRSRHWPEEDGGERAVEMGARAVEVALDRAGLQPEDVDLVVGTTSTTRPRVNPSSATNRYMDISLPLQAQAGLVNATCFDVTAVACAGFLYGSAVAASLMPTLGMRNALVVCAENPRPILNFNYRYSALFGAGAAAAVWTSVPTDGAGPGANGTPAIAGPQLIDVVLHADGTHFDAFDIDDDDKMLMKGKQVGDLGPRLLGAVGTELLERNGLTVDDVAWFVPHQGNLNMIRQVCAALDVPLDRVLTNIESRGNTSSVSIPSCLSENLAAGRIRTGDLVVAIGIGRGFSWGGMLLRA is encoded by the coding sequence ATGACCACCATCGACCGCTCCCCGGCACCGGCCCCGCCGGTCGTCGGCCCCGCACCCGGGCTCGCCGTCGCCGCGCCCACCCGCCTCCGTGGCATCGCTCACTACTTCCCCGGCGAGCCCGTGGGCAACGACTTCTTCGAGGCCATCCCCGCACTGGGGATCGACGACGCCTGGATCCAGCGCAGCACCGGGGTCCGCAGCCGACACTGGCCCGAGGAGGACGGCGGCGAGCGTGCCGTCGAGATGGGTGCCCGTGCCGTCGAGGTCGCCCTGGACCGCGCGGGCCTGCAGCCCGAGGACGTCGACCTCGTGGTCGGCACGACATCGACGACCCGGCCCCGCGTCAACCCCAGCTCGGCGACGAACCGCTACATGGACATCTCGCTGCCGCTGCAGGCACAGGCCGGCCTGGTCAACGCCACCTGTTTCGACGTCACGGCCGTCGCCTGCGCCGGTTTCCTCTACGGGAGCGCGGTGGCGGCGTCCCTGATGCCCACCCTCGGCATGCGCAACGCGCTCGTGGTGTGCGCCGAGAACCCGCGTCCGATCCTGAACTTCAACTACCGCTACTCCGCCCTCTTCGGCGCCGGTGCCGCGGCGGCAGTCTGGACGTCGGTGCCGACCGACGGCGCCGGGCCGGGAGCGAACGGCACGCCCGCGATAGCGGGCCCGCAGCTCATCGACGTGGTGCTGCACGCGGACGGCACCCACTTCGACGCCTTCGACATCGACGACGACGACAAGATGCTGATGAAGGGCAAGCAGGTCGGCGACCTCGGGCCCCGCCTGCTCGGAGCGGTCGGCACGGAGCTGCTCGAGCGCAACGGGCTCACCGTCGACGACGTCGCCTGGTTCGTCCCGCACCAGGGCAACCTCAACATGATCCGTCAGGTCTGCGCCGCCCTCGACGTGCCGCTGGACCGGGTGCTCACCAACATCGAGAGCCGAGGCAACACCTCCAGCGTCAGCATCCCCAGCTGCCTGTCGGAGAACCTCGCCGCGGGACGCATCCGCACGGGTGACCTGGTGGTCGCGATCGGGATCGGACGGGGCTTCAGCTGGGGCGGCATGCTCCTGCGCGCCTGA
- a CDS encoding SDR family NAD(P)-dependent oxidoreductase, whose product MSETRTALVTGASRGLGAALALRLAAAGWHTVTCARDPQALAARAADGAAQGLRLHPVPADVTDEEAVTRLFDRIAQEAPPLGLCVNNAGGNYAHTLVGRRSPAPGAGGVDLRPHPLDAWRRTIDLCLTGTFLVGRGAAGAMLRAGTDGVIVNISSTVSRGAYAQSAYTAAKAGVEALTRTWAVELGDAGIRVLAVSPGVIDGDALRSRTAASPRHAAYMAAMLEQVPLRRWCTEDDVADAVLLAATNRAMTGTILEVDGGGIPARVVV is encoded by the coding sequence ATGTCTGAGACCCGTACCGCCCTCGTGACCGGCGCCAGCCGTGGCCTCGGTGCCGCCCTCGCGCTCCGTCTCGCGGCCGCCGGCTGGCACACCGTGACCTGCGCACGAGACCCCCAGGCGCTCGCTGCCCGCGCGGCCGACGGAGCGGCGCAGGGTCTCCGGCTGCATCCCGTCCCCGCGGACGTCACGGACGAGGAAGCGGTGACCCGACTCTTCGACCGCATCGCGCAGGAGGCCCCTCCGCTCGGCCTGTGCGTCAACAACGCCGGGGGCAACTACGCGCACACGCTCGTCGGCCGGCGCTCGCCCGCACCGGGCGCGGGTGGTGTCGACCTCCGCCCGCACCCGCTCGACGCCTGGCGTCGCACCATCGACCTCTGCCTGACCGGCACGTTCCTGGTCGGCCGTGGGGCCGCAGGGGCGATGCTGCGCGCCGGCACCGACGGCGTGATCGTCAACATCTCCTCCACGGTCAGCCGCGGTGCCTACGCCCAGTCGGCGTACACAGCGGCGAAGGCCGGGGTCGAGGCCCTGACCCGCACCTGGGCCGTCGAGCTGGGCGACGCGGGAATCCGCGTGCTCGCGGTCTCCCCCGGCGTCATCGACGGTGATGCGCTGCGCAGCCGCACGGCAGCGAGTCCGCGCCACGCGGCGTACATGGCGGCGATGCTCGAGCAGGTGCCCCTACGCCGCTGGTGCACCGAGGACGACGTCGCCGACGCCGTCCTCCTGGCGGCCACGAACCGTGCGATGACCGGAACGATCCTGGAGGTGGACGGTGGAGGCATCCCCGCTCGTGTCGTGGTCTAG
- a CDS encoding beta-ketoacyl synthase N-terminal-like domain-containing protein, with amino-acid sequence MTSLQRSARDAVVTGMGFCLPGSGGRPSVTAADVWRTASTGSSHLDNDGFFHGIVHGAREEFAARFPEVPARHLRSYADVHLYGAVALDEAARDAGLDRAAGDLRDAAVLTARAGVDSNYDAYRAWHDADPATIDAASAKSLFVALVIAGTNSDVGAVQASLCSSQGPSFTVSCGCASSAVLLGIARTLIATRQSDLVVVTGADRFDVERVLHGDALREVVEREQPVQARHNDEPPAAPRHDRRMRPYDARSDCMNYGDGAVTLVLESRERADRRGASNWGTVRAQATTRSGLGSAVGIDTSGSALVEASRACLEQARLDLDEIGYVNGGAEGDPLFARIEANAVAALWGTPNDLLVSSQEGAFGHSGAPLGNLGAALTLMMMRERAVCPSAGCEEPSPVLTFDPVAGTAVRRRAFEHALSFNYQIGGVNSALLLGADRER; translated from the coding sequence GTGACGTCCTTGCAGCGCAGCGCGCGGGACGCCGTCGTCACGGGGATGGGCTTCTGCCTGCCTGGGTCCGGCGGACGCCCGAGCGTCACCGCTGCGGACGTGTGGCGGACCGCGTCGACAGGTAGCTCGCACCTCGACAACGACGGCTTCTTCCACGGCATCGTCCACGGTGCGCGGGAGGAGTTCGCCGCGCGGTTCCCCGAGGTGCCGGCCCGCCACCTGCGCAGCTACGCCGACGTGCACCTCTACGGGGCGGTCGCCCTGGACGAGGCCGCCCGCGACGCCGGTCTCGACCGCGCTGCCGGGGACCTCCGCGACGCCGCCGTCCTGACGGCCCGCGCAGGCGTCGACAGCAACTACGACGCCTACCGGGCGTGGCACGACGCCGACCCTGCCACCATCGACGCCGCGAGTGCCAAGTCGCTGTTCGTGGCCCTCGTGATCGCCGGGACCAACAGCGACGTGGGCGCGGTCCAGGCCTCGTTGTGCTCAAGCCAGGGGCCCAGCTTCACGGTCAGCTGCGGCTGTGCCTCGTCGGCGGTGCTGCTCGGCATCGCCCGCACCCTCATCGCCACGCGGCAGAGCGACCTGGTCGTCGTGACCGGTGCGGACCGCTTCGACGTCGAGCGCGTGCTCCACGGTGACGCGCTGCGCGAGGTGGTCGAACGGGAGCAGCCCGTGCAGGCCCGCCACAACGACGAGCCCCCGGCCGCGCCGCGCCACGACCGTCGCATGCGGCCCTACGACGCGCGCAGCGACTGCATGAACTACGGCGACGGAGCCGTCACGCTGGTGCTGGAGAGCCGGGAGCGCGCGGACCGCCGCGGAGCGTCCAACTGGGGGACGGTGCGCGCGCAGGCGACCACCCGCTCGGGTCTCGGCAGCGCCGTGGGCATCGACACCAGCGGGTCGGCGCTGGTCGAGGCGAGCCGGGCCTGCCTGGAGCAGGCCCGCCTCGACCTGGACGAGATCGGGTACGTCAACGGCGGCGCCGAGGGCGATCCGCTGTTCGCCCGCATCGAGGCCAACGCGGTCGCCGCTCTGTGGGGCACGCCGAACGACCTGCTCGTGTCCTCGCAGGAGGGCGCCTTCGGGCACAGCGGCGCACCCCTGGGCAACCTGGGCGCCGCGCTGACCCTCATGATGATGCGCGAGCGTGCCGTGTGCCCGTCCGCCGGGTGCGAGGAGCCATCGCCGGTCCTCACCTTCGACCCCGTGGCCGGCACCGCCGTGCGGCGCCGCGCGTTCGAGCACGCCCTCTCGTTCAACTACCAGATCGGTGGCGTCAACAGCGCCCTGCTGCTGGGGGCCGACCGTGAGCGCTGA
- a CDS encoding CoA-transferase, with product MRATPGSLAVFHASGPDDLVSTFVGADDHVHLAATLSRPNALGNALARQFRGRRSLTVSTTAVHSSAHALTIAGAVRKVVTGFLGDTYPTPRPNPLYRAVADGEPFEVEMWSLLTYTQRLMAAATGQPWATTGSRIAESDLSAARTEHVARVTHPDGTEVTLLSPLRPDWTLVHGACADRRGNVVLAAPVGEGAWAAYAARHGVLASVERVVDEHDAVLPPDHVMVPGHLVRGICEAPYGAHPQSLRSAGIGGVEGYLDDYHHLTEIVEACRTEEGRQAWFDRWVHVEGHEQYLEQLRVDGAPARIAPSAPPAAAATVGPGVVEPGPPSSASTQEQLTVLAARAVVALVEERGYDTLLAGIGTSHVAAWLARRMLQERGRRVAVAAELGFLDMDPVDGDVFLFSQRHASRSAMLGGVAEVLGGAVAANPRCLGVLSAAEIDRTGTINTSQLPDGRWITGSGGANDIASTTDCLVVAPASRRRYVDRVAHRTSPGDRVRDVVSQFGWFRRDDAGQDFTLTTWLAPPDAPPDLDPRGALRGLTTWPGDGARATAEKPVTSSELRILRSLDPEGHYR from the coding sequence GTGAGGGCCACCCCGGGGTCGCTCGCCGTGTTCCACGCCAGCGGTCCCGACGACCTCGTCAGCACCTTCGTCGGCGCGGACGACCACGTCCACCTCGCAGCCACGCTCTCGCGGCCCAACGCCCTGGGCAACGCACTCGCCCGGCAGTTCCGCGGGCGGCGGTCGCTGACCGTGAGCACGACCGCCGTCCACTCCAGCGCCCACGCCCTCACGATCGCCGGCGCGGTCCGCAAGGTCGTCACGGGCTTCCTCGGTGACACCTATCCGACTCCCCGGCCCAACCCCCTCTACCGCGCCGTCGCCGACGGCGAGCCCTTCGAGGTGGAGATGTGGTCGCTCCTCACCTACACGCAGCGCCTCATGGCGGCTGCCACCGGGCAGCCCTGGGCGACGACCGGCTCCCGGATCGCGGAGTCGGACCTCTCTGCCGCCCGTACCGAGCACGTGGCCCGCGTGACCCACCCCGACGGCACGGAGGTCACGCTGCTCTCGCCGTTGCGGCCCGACTGGACGCTCGTGCACGGCGCCTGCGCGGACCGACGCGGCAACGTCGTCCTGGCGGCCCCCGTGGGCGAGGGCGCGTGGGCGGCGTACGCCGCACGTCACGGCGTCCTCGCCTCGGTGGAACGGGTGGTCGACGAGCACGACGCCGTGCTGCCACCCGACCACGTGATGGTGCCGGGCCACCTCGTGCGGGGCATCTGCGAGGCCCCGTACGGCGCCCATCCCCAGTCGCTGCGCAGTGCCGGCATCGGCGGGGTCGAGGGCTACCTGGACGACTACCACCACCTGACCGAGATCGTGGAGGCCTGCCGCACCGAAGAGGGGAGGCAGGCCTGGTTCGACCGGTGGGTCCACGTAGAGGGCCACGAGCAGTACCTGGAACAGCTGCGGGTGGACGGAGCCCCGGCGCGGATAGCTCCGTCGGCCCCGCCCGCCGCCGCGGCCACCGTGGGCCCGGGGGTCGTCGAGCCCGGCCCCCCGTCCTCCGCCTCGACGCAGGAACAGCTCACGGTGCTGGCCGCGCGCGCCGTGGTCGCGCTCGTGGAGGAGCGTGGGTACGACACGCTGCTCGCCGGCATCGGTACGTCGCACGTCGCGGCGTGGCTGGCGCGACGGATGCTCCAGGAGCGGGGGCGGCGGGTGGCTGTGGCCGCGGAGCTCGGGTTCCTCGACATGGACCCCGTCGACGGCGACGTCTTCCTCTTCAGCCAGCGCCACGCCAGCCGCTCAGCCATGCTCGGCGGGGTCGCGGAGGTGCTGGGCGGCGCGGTCGCCGCCAACCCGCGTTGCCTCGGGGTGCTGTCCGCGGCCGAGATCGACCGCACCGGAACGATCAACACGAGCCAGCTGCCCGACGGTCGCTGGATCACCGGGTCGGGCGGCGCCAACGACATCGCCTCCACGACGGACTGCCTGGTCGTCGCGCCCGCCTCCCGACGCCGCTACGTCGACCGGGTCGCGCACCGCACCAGCCCCGGTGACCGCGTGCGCGACGTCGTGTCGCAGTTCGGCTGGTTCCGTCGCGACGACGCCGGGCAGGACTTCACGCTCACCACCTGGCTCGCCCCTCCCGACGCGCCGCCCGACCTCGACCCGCGCGGCGCGCTGCGCGGCCTCACGACCTGGCCGGGCGACGGCGCCCGTGCGACCGCCGAGAAGCCCGTGACCTCGTCCGAGCTGCGCATCCTCCGCTCCCTCGATCCGGAAGGCCACTACAGATGA
- a CDS encoding ketoacyl-ACP synthase III yields MDEAQLWARSGLRITGYGHHLPGAPITNPTPPVLDATSVDAAVMGAVDVLSRHRAEDGQTPDVLGAVAAERALQDAGIDASEVDLVVLSNWTDRQFVPEWGPRLASALGARRAFAFDVCGACTGFVHGTQTAAALLTATPHWRTAVVVCAERFSRRVRPTSHGEQIVGDAAAAVVLRADGADQRLGLLDSIMVSDGEQHEATTVLPPAGWIKSRKDLLGTAVASHVDTVRRLLDRAGLGIEDLDWVVPHPGTGALHRAVQEAIGVDERRFVTNFARIGNTGSASIPVVLSEMRADGRLRDGDLVLTPSVGSGWFYGGLLLHV; encoded by the coding sequence ATGGACGAGGCACAGCTCTGGGCCCGCAGCGGCCTGAGGATCACCGGCTACGGGCACCACCTGCCCGGCGCACCCATCACCAACCCCACCCCGCCCGTTCTGGACGCCACGTCCGTCGACGCCGCCGTGATGGGAGCGGTGGACGTGCTGTCGCGTCACCGGGCCGAGGACGGGCAGACGCCGGACGTCCTGGGCGCCGTCGCGGCCGAGCGGGCGCTCCAGGACGCCGGGATCGACGCCTCCGAGGTCGACCTCGTGGTGCTGAGCAACTGGACCGACCGGCAGTTCGTGCCGGAGTGGGGGCCCAGGCTCGCCAGTGCGCTCGGCGCACGCCGTGCCTTCGCCTTCGACGTCTGCGGGGCCTGCACCGGCTTCGTGCACGGCACGCAGACGGCCGCGGCGCTGTTGACGGCCACGCCGCACTGGCGCACCGCCGTCGTCGTCTGCGCCGAGCGCTTCTCACGGCGGGTGCGCCCCACCAGCCACGGCGAGCAGATCGTCGGCGACGCCGCCGCCGCCGTGGTGCTCCGGGCCGATGGCGCCGACCAGCGTCTCGGGCTGCTCGACAGCATCATGGTGAGCGACGGCGAGCAGCACGAGGCGACCACGGTGTTGCCCCCCGCGGGCTGGATCAAGAGCCGCAAGGACCTCCTCGGCACCGCGGTGGCCTCGCACGTCGACACCGTGCGGCGACTCCTCGACCGCGCCGGTCTCGGGATCGAGGACCTCGACTGGGTGGTACCGCACCCGGGGACGGGTGCGCTGCACCGGGCGGTGCAGGAGGCGATCGGCGTCGACGAGCGCCGTTTCGTCACGAACTTCGCGCGGATCGGCAACACCGGCTCGGCGTCGATCCCCGTCGTCCTGTCGGAGATGCGTGCCGACGGCCGACTCCGGGACGGCGACCTCGTGCTCACCCCGTCGGTCGGTTCCGGCTGGTTCTACGGGGGGCTGCTGCTCCATGTCTGA
- a CDS encoding helix-turn-helix transcriptional regulator has translation MNHGQVHRVAAAHASPLVLSGLEAALADVDELRHVGSWSPPTSIDELVTTCRPDVVLMEYEHVVRTPGWRAALRRHERVRVVFLGRVDEPQEVLRSLHLGAVGFLHHSVPVPDLVRGLLDVVRGRTCIFLDAGPPPPVEATPPSAACDLTRREQEVLGMLLLRQSNDEIAEHLTITRQTAKNYVSQVFRKLGVSSRRELLHLDPPRAASATVSAASSVVGAAPLRARVRHG, from the coding sequence ATGAACCACGGACAGGTCCACCGGGTGGCGGCCGCGCATGCGTCGCCACTCGTGCTGAGCGGGCTGGAGGCGGCGCTCGCCGACGTCGACGAGCTGCGGCACGTGGGCTCGTGGAGCCCGCCGACGAGCATCGACGAGCTGGTGACGACCTGCCGGCCCGACGTCGTGCTGATGGAGTACGAGCACGTGGTGCGCACCCCCGGCTGGCGGGCCGCCCTGCGGCGCCACGAGAGGGTCCGGGTGGTCTTCCTCGGGCGGGTCGACGAGCCGCAGGAGGTCCTGCGTTCGCTGCACCTGGGCGCCGTGGGGTTCCTGCACCACAGCGTCCCGGTGCCCGACCTGGTCCGGGGCCTGCTCGACGTCGTCCGCGGACGCACCTGCATCTTCCTCGACGCGGGCCCGCCGCCGCCGGTCGAGGCAACGCCTCCCTCTGCGGCCTGCGACCTGACGCGGCGGGAGCAGGAGGTGCTGGGCATGCTGCTGCTGCGGCAGTCGAACGACGAGATCGCCGAGCACCTGACGATCACGCGCCAGACCGCCAAGAACTACGTCAGCCAGGTGTTCCGCAAGCTCGGGGTGTCGAGCCGACGGGAGCTGCTCCACCTCGACCCGCCGCGCGCTGCCTCGGCCACCGTGTCGGCCGCCTCGTCGGTCGTCGGCGCGGCGCCCCTGCGGGCTCGTGTGCGTCACGGATGA
- a CDS encoding beta-ketoacyl-[acyl-carrier-protein] synthase family protein — MADHTMHEDPVVVTGIGTVLPGTHDVGDLWSHVSNGRSQVSRLDRFDAAAAGLPVHAAAQVRDFDHRSYLPALKDEHAAKYSREILVAMSAIASALADAGLQRGDVPGERVSIVQSSSRGPLAWWASAMDPGAGGAPYGDSGAMFRGLAGCPASLAAIYLGAQGLVTTISSACVGGHHAVGIALDELRSGRADVVLAGGHEFPVLAEVARCYLAFGPGVLSSESEDPTRAVRPYSADREGFALGEGATTLCLERESSARARGARIYARVLSHAPANEAAHGTSMDLTGKVTASVMGRALAAADRDRDQVGLVVGHGTATRYNDLAESRALRALFVGRDDADLPPHTSNKPIYGHTFGMAGVINVAATALALHHQTLTPTANLVAPDPECDTDHVAGGPRRAAIDVALSLSFAFGSQTSVMAMERA, encoded by the coding sequence ATGGCCGACCACACCATGCACGAGGATCCCGTCGTCGTCACGGGCATCGGAACGGTGCTCCCCGGAACCCACGACGTGGGCGACCTCTGGTCGCACGTCAGCAACGGCCGGTCCCAGGTCTCCCGCCTGGACCGGTTCGACGCCGCGGCGGCCGGGCTCCCCGTCCACGCCGCCGCGCAGGTCCGCGACTTCGACCACCGGTCCTACCTCCCCGCGCTGAAGGACGAGCACGCCGCGAAGTACAGCCGAGAGATCCTGGTCGCCATGTCGGCCATCGCCTCGGCGCTGGCCGACGCGGGCCTGCAGCGCGGCGACGTGCCGGGCGAGCGGGTCTCGATCGTCCAGTCGTCCTCGCGAGGCCCCCTGGCGTGGTGGGCCTCGGCCATGGACCCGGGAGCCGGCGGAGCGCCGTACGGCGACAGCGGCGCCATGTTCCGGGGGTTGGCGGGCTGCCCGGCCTCGCTCGCGGCGATCTACCTCGGTGCGCAGGGCCTGGTGACCACCATCAGCAGCGCCTGCGTCGGCGGGCACCACGCCGTCGGCATCGCCCTCGACGAGCTGCGCAGCGGCCGTGCCGACGTCGTGCTCGCCGGGGGTCACGAGTTCCCGGTGCTCGCCGAGGTCGCCCGCTGCTACCTGGCGTTCGGTCCGGGTGTGCTCTCCAGCGAGTCGGAGGACCCGACCCGAGCCGTACGGCCCTACAGCGCGGACCGTGAGGGCTTCGCGCTCGGCGAGGGCGCCACCACGCTCTGCCTCGAGCGGGAGAGCTCGGCGCGGGCACGCGGCGCGCGGATCTACGCCCGTGTCCTATCCCACGCGCCCGCGAACGAAGCGGCCCACGGGACGAGCATGGACCTCACAGGGAAGGTCACCGCCAGCGTCATGGGTCGAGCCCTCGCTGCTGCGGACCGCGACCGTGACCAGGTCGGGCTGGTTGTCGGGCACGGGACGGCCACCCGCTACAACGACCTCGCCGAGTCGCGAGCGTTGCGGGCGCTGTTCGTCGGGCGTGACGACGCGGACCTTCCGCCACACACCTCCAACAAGCCGATCTACGGCCACACCTTCGGCATGGCCGGCGTCATCAACGTTGCCGCGACCGCGCTCGCGCTGCACCACCAGACCCTCACCCCCACGGCGAACCTGGTGGCGCCCGACCCCGAGTGCGACACCGACCACGTCGCCGGGGGGCCCCGGCGTGCCGCGATCGACGTCGCCCTCTCCCTGTCGTTCGCCTTCGGGAGCCAGACGTCCGTCATGGCGATGGAGCGGGCGTGA